In a genomic window of Dyadobacter fermentans DSM 18053:
- a CDS encoding Gfo/Idh/MocA family protein — MGMVGGSLDAFIGGVHRRAAIMDGEIELVCGVFSSDPAKSKETGKALYLPENRVYNDFEEMILREKQLPEGERMDFVAIVTPNHVHAAPTKLALENGFHVVCDKPITLNTEEAEEIVALVEKTGLIFCLTHNYTGYPMVKEARQMIASGAIGEVRKVIVEYPQGWLATLVEVTGNKQAAWRTDPKRSGAAGGLGDIGTHAENLAEYITGLKITQICADLTIFVEGRLLDDDAHILLRFNNGAKGILQNSQIANGEENDLNIRVYGETGGLQWKQMEPNTLIHKTNQGTRMIRTGVGNLSKAAQVHTRIPAGHPEGYFEAFANLYRNFAIHVRAYWEGKKADPVYDFPSAQDGLRGMKFIDAVIASNKTETKWTDFSS; from the coding sequence ATGGGCATGGTAGGCGGCTCCCTCGATGCATTTATTGGTGGGGTCCATCGCCGTGCAGCGATCATGGATGGAGAAATTGAGCTGGTTTGCGGAGTTTTCAGCTCCGATCCTGCCAAGTCTAAGGAAACTGGAAAAGCCTTATATCTGCCTGAAAACAGGGTTTATAACGACTTTGAGGAGATGATCCTCCGAGAAAAGCAGCTCCCCGAAGGCGAACGCATGGATTTTGTTGCCATTGTCACTCCAAACCACGTACATGCCGCGCCTACGAAGCTCGCGCTTGAAAACGGCTTCCACGTCGTTTGTGATAAGCCTATTACACTCAATACCGAAGAAGCCGAGGAAATCGTGGCCCTGGTCGAAAAAACAGGCCTTATCTTCTGTCTTACCCATAACTACACCGGATACCCTATGGTAAAGGAGGCCCGCCAGATGATCGCCTCAGGTGCCATTGGAGAAGTAAGAAAGGTAATTGTGGAATATCCGCAAGGCTGGCTCGCCACACTCGTGGAAGTAACCGGCAATAAACAGGCCGCATGGCGTACCGACCCTAAGCGATCGGGGGCTGCGGGAGGCCTGGGCGACATCGGCACGCACGCCGAAAATCTGGCCGAATACATCACCGGGCTCAAAATAACCCAGATTTGCGCCGACCTTACGATATTTGTGGAAGGCCGTTTGCTGGATGATGACGCACATATTTTGCTTCGCTTCAATAACGGCGCCAAGGGTATCCTGCAAAACAGCCAGATCGCCAACGGCGAGGAAAATGACCTCAATATCCGCGTGTATGGTGAAACCGGCGGCCTGCAATGGAAGCAAATGGAGCCTAACACGCTGATCCACAAAACCAACCAGGGCACCCGCATGATCCGCACGGGCGTGGGCAACCTGTCCAAAGCCGCGCAGGTGCATACCCGCATCCCCGCCGGCCACCCCGAGGGCTACTTCGAAGCCTTCGCCAATCTCTACCGCAACTTCGCCATCCATGTGAGGGCTTACTGGGAAGGCAAAAAGGCCGATCCGGTGTACGATTTCCCGTCGGCACAGGATGGTTTGCGGGGTATGAAGTTCATCGACGCCGTCATTGCCTCGAACAAGACGGAGACGAAATGGACGGATTTTTCATCCTGA
- a CDS encoding MFS transporter, which yields MTQSVNSGRLFNASCFALITTAFSFSIRAGILPQLGAEFNLSAEQLGFINSMWFFGFPLAMIIGGLVYHTIGPKTIMQVAFVCHAVGIIMTIYSGGYAGLLISTFLIGVGNGCTEAACNPMIADSYSGLQMSKMLNRFHMWFPGGIVVGSLISKFMTDANLGWQAQIWVILIPTFIYAFLFWGQAFPKPHVDGVTSIGENVKAMFTPLFLFIFVCMAFTAISEFGPQQWTGLIMSKSGASPMLILALVTGLMAIARFFAHPIVAAIGQTGILWGSSILAAIGIYLFSTVTGPAAYAAAVIFAMGVALFWPTMIGFVAQNVPLSGALGMSIVGGIGMFSTAIWQPVIGKWLDDAKAEKAAAGLTGDEMELAAGQATLSTMVMFPALLIVAFAILYFWMKGRKTVATSSAAVH from the coding sequence ATGACCCAATCAGTTAACAGCGGAAGGCTCTTCAATGCAAGTTGTTTTGCGCTCATAACCACTGCATTCTCATTTAGTATCCGTGCAGGGATTCTGCCCCAGCTGGGCGCCGAGTTTAACCTCTCCGCCGAGCAACTGGGCTTTATCAACTCGATGTGGTTCTTCGGGTTTCCCCTCGCGATGATCATCGGCGGGCTCGTTTACCACACCATCGGCCCGAAAACGATTATGCAGGTTGCGTTCGTTTGTCACGCGGTTGGTATCATCATGACCATCTATTCCGGCGGTTACGCCGGCCTTTTGATCTCCACATTCCTCATCGGGGTAGGTAACGGCTGTACAGAGGCGGCTTGTAACCCGATGATCGCCGATTCTTACTCGGGCCTGCAAATGAGCAAAATGCTCAACCGTTTCCACATGTGGTTCCCCGGCGGTATCGTGGTTGGTTCATTGATCTCGAAATTCATGACCGACGCCAACCTCGGCTGGCAGGCACAGATTTGGGTGATACTTATCCCGACGTTTATTTACGCGTTCCTTTTCTGGGGACAAGCATTCCCTAAACCGCACGTGGACGGTGTAACTTCAATCGGTGAAAACGTGAAAGCCATGTTCACACCGCTGTTCCTTTTCATCTTCGTTTGTATGGCATTCACGGCGATCAGCGAGTTCGGGCCGCAGCAATGGACAGGCCTCATCATGAGCAAAAGCGGTGCAAGCCCCATGCTGATCCTCGCCCTGGTAACCGGTTTGATGGCCATCGCGCGTTTCTTCGCTCACCCGATCGTGGCGGCTATCGGCCAAACGGGCATCCTTTGGGGCTCGTCGATCCTCGCAGCCATTGGAATTTACCTGTTCAGCACCGTTACCGGTCCTGCGGCTTATGCGGCAGCGGTGATCTTCGCGATGGGCGTTGCGCTGTTCTGGCCGACAATGATCGGTTTCGTAGCGCAAAACGTGCCATTGAGCGGTGCATTGGGTATGTCTATCGTAGGTGGTATCGGCATGTTCTCGACGGCCATCTGGCAGCCGGTAATCGGTAAATGGCTCGATGATGCAAAAGCTGAGAAAGCAGCAGCAGGTCTGACAGGTGACGAAATGGAGCTGGCCGCGGGGCAAGCTACGCTGAGCACCATGGTGATGTTCCCTGCATTGCTGATCGTCGCATTCGCGATCCTGTATTTCTGGATGAAAGGTCGTAAAACGGTAGCTACTTCTTCGGCAGCGGTTCACTGA
- a CDS encoding endonuclease MutS2, giving the protein MLYPNTLEQKLGFDKLRERLKELCISSLGQGFVEKIRFSENFGMVEKLVSQTAEMQRILELGENFPSQNYIDATPYLKRASIEGMLLTQPEFSDLKVSLLTIRLCLRFFESQEADAFPILGEYAKTIRVEKAVTDAIDRIIDDRGQIRDSASSELSRIRKRLISEQAGIRKKLDTILKSARSNGWIGDDVSLTVRNGRMVIPVAAEHKRKLRGFIHDESATGQTVFIEPTDVFESNNEIRELEYEERREMNRILHELTAYIRPFVPDLQKAYGFLGLMDFLRAKARLAGEMGAINPPFENRQFIDWREARHPLLHLSFQKQGKKVIPLNIELQEKQRILIVSGPNAGGKSVALKTVGLIQYMFQCGLLVPMLEGSSMGFFQNIFIDIGDEQSLENDLSTYSSHLTNMRHFLSMANKRTLFLIDEFGTGTEPGLGGAIAEAILENLTKSGAFGMINTHYTNLKVLADKTEGLVNGAMRFDGEHLEPLYQLEIGRPGSSFAFEIASKIGLPKAVVARAKEKLGTQQVNFEKLLKELDIERRVFAEKNIEIGIKERKLTKQVADYTALKEKLENNEKKIVNEAKQKAKNLLSDANQLIENTIREIKENKAEKEKTKTVRTTLENFGKNNLKLAEVTESQPAEEEYEPEGGDITPGSYVRISGQTAIGEVLSVKGKDAEIRIGDLKSNVKLNRLEKVSRKTYRAATGDKGIKAAYRGVDMNERMLNFSFNLDMRGKRGEEALGLVDQFMDNAIMLGYDELRIVHGKGDGILRTLVRNHLRGYKQVAGMYDEHADRGGAGVTIVKLK; this is encoded by the coding sequence ATGCTTTACCCCAATACATTAGAACAAAAACTGGGATTCGACAAGCTGAGGGAACGATTGAAGGAGCTTTGTATCAGCTCTTTGGGTCAGGGTTTTGTTGAAAAAATCCGGTTTTCCGAGAATTTCGGCATGGTGGAAAAACTGGTGAGCCAGACCGCCGAAATGCAGCGCATCCTGGAACTGGGCGAGAATTTCCCATCCCAGAATTACATCGACGCGACGCCTTATCTGAAACGGGCATCCATTGAAGGAATGCTGCTCACGCAGCCCGAGTTTTCGGATTTAAAAGTGTCGCTGCTTACGATCCGGCTTTGCCTGCGCTTTTTTGAAAGCCAGGAGGCCGATGCATTCCCTATCCTGGGTGAGTATGCCAAAACAATCAGGGTCGAAAAGGCCGTTACCGACGCCATCGACCGCATTATCGACGACCGCGGGCAGATCCGCGACTCGGCGTCGTCCGAGCTTTCGCGCATTCGCAAACGACTGATTTCCGAGCAGGCCGGCATTCGTAAGAAACTGGATACCATCCTCAAATCCGCCAGAAGCAATGGCTGGATCGGCGACGATGTGTCGCTCACCGTCCGGAATGGCCGCATGGTAATTCCCGTCGCCGCTGAGCACAAGCGGAAGCTGCGCGGATTTATCCACGACGAATCAGCCACCGGGCAAACCGTTTTCATCGAACCGACGGATGTTTTTGAGTCCAACAATGAAATCCGCGAACTCGAATACGAGGAACGCCGCGAGATGAACCGCATTTTGCACGAATTGACGGCCTATATCCGTCCATTCGTGCCCGATTTGCAAAAGGCTTACGGTTTCCTGGGCCTAATGGATTTCCTGCGCGCGAAAGCAAGGCTGGCCGGTGAGATGGGCGCGATTAACCCGCCGTTTGAAAATCGCCAATTTATCGACTGGCGCGAGGCGCGGCATCCTTTGCTACATTTGTCGTTTCAAAAGCAGGGTAAAAAGGTCATTCCGCTGAACATTGAATTGCAGGAAAAGCAGCGCATTCTCATCGTTTCCGGGCCGAATGCGGGTGGAAAGTCCGTGGCTTTGAAAACGGTGGGATTAATCCAATATATGTTTCAATGCGGGCTGCTGGTGCCGATGCTGGAAGGTTCTTCAATGGGCTTTTTCCAGAATATCTTCATCGATATCGGTGACGAGCAGTCGCTGGAAAATGACCTGAGTACGTACAGCTCGCACTTGACCAACATGCGCCATTTCCTTTCCATGGCCAACAAGCGGACGCTGTTCCTGATCGATGAATTCGGAACGGGAACTGAACCAGGGCTGGGCGGCGCCATTGCGGAAGCCATCCTGGAAAACCTGACCAAATCGGGCGCATTCGGGATGATTAACACGCATTATACCAATCTGAAAGTGCTTGCGGACAAAACGGAAGGGCTGGTGAATGGGGCGATGCGCTTCGATGGCGAGCATCTGGAACCGCTGTACCAGCTCGAAATCGGTCGGCCGGGCAGCTCATTCGCATTTGAAATCGCTTCCAAAATCGGGTTACCGAAGGCTGTGGTGGCACGCGCGAAGGAAAAGCTGGGCACGCAGCAGGTGAATTTTGAAAAACTCCTGAAAGAGCTCGACATCGAACGGCGCGTGTTTGCGGAGAAGAACATTGAAATAGGCATTAAGGAACGCAAGCTGACCAAGCAGGTCGCCGACTACACCGCATTGAAAGAGAAACTCGAAAACAACGAGAAAAAGATCGTCAATGAAGCGAAGCAGAAGGCCAAAAACCTGCTTTCGGATGCGAATCAGCTGATCGAGAATACCATTCGGGAGATCAAGGAAAACAAAGCCGAGAAGGAAAAGACCAAAACGGTGCGGACCACGCTTGAAAATTTTGGCAAAAACAACCTGAAACTCGCCGAAGTGACCGAAAGCCAACCCGCCGAGGAAGAATACGAACCGGAAGGCGGCGATATTACTCCGGGCAGTTATGTGCGTATAAGCGGACAAACGGCCATTGGCGAAGTATTATCGGTGAAGGGCAAGGACGCGGAAATCCGCATTGGCGACCTGAAATCAAATGTGAAGCTGAACCGCCTCGAAAAAGTATCCCGCAAAACCTACCGCGCGGCTACGGGCGATAAGGGCATTAAGGCCGCTTACAGGGGCGTAGATATGAATGAGCGCATGCTCAATTTCAGCTTTAATCTCGACATGCGCGGCAAACGCGGCGAGGAGGCATTAGGCCTTGTAGACCAGTTTATGGACAATGCCATTATGCTCGGGTACGACGAGCTGCGGATTGTACACGGCAAGGGCGACGGCATCCTGCGCACCCTCGTGCGCAACCACCTGCGCGGGTACAAGCAGGTAGCGGGCATGTACGACGAGCACGCCGACCGCGGCGGTGCGGGCGTGACGATCGTTAAGTTGAAATAG